The following is a genomic window from Nitrososphaerota archaeon.
GGTGCTCGATCACAGGCTTGACGGGGACCTCTTTCTTGTAGTAGACGACCACCGCCTTCCGCCTCAGCCTCTCCACCTTGGCGCAGGCGAGGCTCTCGTCCACCGCTATAATCATATCAACGCCAGCGACCGACTCCAGCTTGTCTAACTTCCTCTCCAAATAACCGGGGGTCCAGAAGCCCACCACCTCCAGGTAGACCTTCGCGCCATCCTTCTCGAAGCCGAAGTCTGGTATCAGGACGTGCCTCCCCGCGATGAGAGGCTCGGGCTCCCTCTTCACCGACCACCCCGAGCCATAGGATGCGAAAGACTTCGCGAACCTCTCCTCCACCGAGCTGTCGTAGAGCTTTGTAGTGGGCCCGCCCCAGTCGTCGGACGTGTCTATCTTTCCCTTCAGCTCGCCGCTCTCCGTCTCGAAGATGTAGACCCTGTTCCCCCTGCTCCTCGAGAGTATCTCGGCCTTGATCCTCCAGGTGTCTGAGGCTGCGATCATGGGGAGGAGCTTCGCTACCGACGTGCCGTACCTGTCAGTCAGCTTGAAGAGGGAGAGGGGGCCGTCCAGGGAGACAGTGTACCCGCCTCTGCCATCGCCGCCGTTGTCGCCCTTCTCCACAGAGTAGATCAGACCGAACCTCTTCACGCCCCGGAAGATGTTCTTCCAGTTCCCAGAAGCGGAGAACTCGACCCTGAGCGACTTGAAGAGGAGGGTCTGGGTCAGGGAGAGGTTGTACCTCCTGAGGAGGAGCCCAGAATCGAGTGGTTGGAAGTCTTTCAGCACCAGCTCTTCGTCCAGGTCGCTGTAGATGGTCCTCTCGAGTGCCTCTTCTGGGATGCCCAGCTTCGCTGCGACTGTGCGCACGACCTCCCCCCTCTCTTCTACGCTCGTCACCCTCTTCCTGCTCGCTTCCTCGAAGACAGCCATCCGCGCCTGCATCGGGTCCACCGCGCCCTCAGCCTTGAAGACGCACCTCCTCTCGAGGAGGGCCGCCAGGCCCCTGACCAGCTTGAAGTCGTAGCCTTCCCCTTCCGCCTCGGCGAGCCTATCAATGAGCTCCCCTTTCCTCTTCCCTACGGAGTCGCGGTAGACGCCGGTGACCCTCTCGGCGAGGGCCAGCGTATCCGCGTCGAGGCCGACGTAGAGGGGGTTGATCTTCCCCCTGGAAATCTTGGCCCTCAGCAGGTTAGACGGGAGCATCCTGGTCCTCTACTCCTCGTAGAGCTCTCCCTCGTCGGCTCCTTTCGTTACGACAGGCTCTGGGACGCCTTCTTTCTCCTCCACGGCTTCCGTCTCTCTCCCCTTCCGCGATCCCCTGGCCCGCTTCCTCCTCGAGCTCGTCCTCGTCTCCGACGTCTCCCTCGACACGAGTTCGATCAGCCTCGCCTTTTCCTTCCCTTCGCTCTTCCTCAGGAGCCTCCCCAAGCGCTGGATGAACTCCCTCGAGCTCCCGGTACCGCTGACGATGACCCCTATGGAGGCCTCGGGGACGTCTATCCCCTCGTCCAACACCTTCGAAGTGGCGATGGCTCTGAACCTCCCCTCCCTGAACCCCTTCAGGACCTCGTACCTCTCCTCCTTCCCGGTGGTGTGGGTGATGAACGGGAGGAGGAAACGCTTCGATATCCTGTAGACCAGGT
Proteins encoded in this region:
- a CDS encoding DUF790 family protein gives rise to the protein MLPSNLLRAKISRGKINPLYVGLDADTLALAERVTGVYRDSVGKRKGELIDRLAEAEGEGYDFKLVRGLAALLERRCVFKAEGAVDPMQARMAVFEEASRKRVTSVEERGEVVRTVAAKLGIPEEALERTIYSDLDEELVLKDFQPLDSGLLLRRYNLSLTQTLLFKSLRVEFSASGNWKNIFRGVKRFGLIYSVEKGDNGGDGRGGYTVSLDGPLSLFKLTDRYGTSVAKLLPMIAASDTWRIKAEILSRSRGNRVYIFETESGELKGKIDTSDDWGGPTTKLYDSSVEERFAKSFASYGSGWSVKREPEPLIAGRHVLIPDFGFEKDGAKVYLEVVGFWTPGYLERKLDKLESVAGVDMIIAVDESLACAKVERLRRKAVVVYYKKEVPVKPVIEHLKEREASILRVQAGAIRKEDIVLDEDVVSLSEIAKEKGVSLESLRLALAGFDADGYVRAGDLFVSKAKLGEIDAKLAGVEMLVDALRIIGASGVREEHRQKVLDALGYVSIWTGMEVEKVRISKRRAEASEGTA